caaaagaaaagatgtttaactttaaaagagGCTTGGAAAGGAGGATGATTTAAAGCTGATTGCTCGTAACACAGGAAATCGGTTTGCAGATCTTTATAGgtctccctttaaaaaaaagatttttaatctCATTCCTGGTggaataaatgaaatgaatcCCCCGCTCCGCTTCTCACGCTGCCAGGCGGTACTTCATGAATTGGGACAGACGTACCCTATTACCCAGTAGGTCATGGTGGGGGCGGGCTTCCTCTGGTCGGTCCAGTTCTCCGGCTTGCACTGAAACAGAACCCCGTGTTCCTTCACCGGACCCAGACCCCAGCCGGACCTCTGAGGCCGGTCTGCGGCGCGGCGACCCTGCAGCAGACAACGTAACGGGAGAAATTCATGCAGCTCCGAACGCAAAGGATGCTGGGAAGAAAACGAGCTCCTCTGAGAAGATATGAACATATGCAAAGTTTTACAAAtacttacaaaagtattcacacccttttaATCTCTGACATCTTGCCCTGCTGCAACTACAAAACCCAGTCTACCTTATTCGTATCCGATGTGGTGGTTTGATGCAACGCGGCACAGGATTGTGTatcagaaagaaatggatatatagttttaaaatgttcttaaaggtGTAGCGTCCCCTTCACTACGGCACCCCTAAAGGCAGAGCGACATGGTTTAGATCcaagaatggcctagtcaaagtctagagcTAAACCCAGGATCTATAGAAAGACctgaaaacaaaatgacaagCTGTGAAGAACCTTAAgggctgtgaatacttttgcacggtGCTGTTTATTATCTGTGTGATGGAGCGACTCTGGTCAGTCTGTACCTGATTCTAATTACGTAAAACAGAAACGCTGCACTGACTGGTGGTGAAAAAAACCCAGAATAGGTCCCAGCTGTAAGGTGTGGTATATGTGTTAGACTGGTTTTCACACAGACCTCTGTGACGTTTCTAACCTTTATCCGAGCGTCCGTATCAACACCGATGGTTAAATGAGGCATTAAAGCAGCTTCCTGTTCCATTATAGCTCATTTTAACTACTTCGATGAAATCTAAACCTTGCTGTCGTAAATGCTGAACATATTTACTAAGATGTCAAGCCTTCAAAATGTACagacttcattttaaacatcCGCTGCAGCTTCCTGGTGCTTCAACAAGCCTAACTGTATCCATGTGGAAAAGATGGAGACACAAGCGAGCACATGGGCTCTACATGATTCAGCGCTCTGCGTTATTTCAATCATCTCGTTAGCTTCTTCTCTTTGTCCGACTGGACGGAGCCTCTCTATCACGTTCAGCCGGTCTCACCCTGGGCGGCAGGCTCTGCTGGAAGGCGGCGCGTATGGAGAGGCAGCAGTGGTGGAAGTTGCGTATGAGCTGAGGGTGGATGGAGCCGCTGAGCTGAGCCACTTCTCTGTGAGTGGGGGCGATGAAGATGCCCTGCACCGTCTCCATCAGGACGTAGTGAAACAAGGTGTTCTCTGTACCTGAAGTTAGTCTGccaagggtaaaaaaaacaaacaaacaggaaccTGTTTTGATCTGAACTGATTAAATAAACACACAGGAGATAAACTATTCTGCGTGCCTTACTTTATGGTGTTGTACATTTCCTCTGTCTCCCTCTCAGTCAGGGTCTTCCTCAGGGAGCCAAGGTAGAAGGGGTTCGGGTGCTTCATCCTGGGCGTCTGGACCGTAAAGAAACAAGGAAATGCAGTCAGAGCTGGTGGATGAGGGGCAACACTTTTGCTACTTGATATGTTTGTGTTTGgttggaaaaaggaaaattaatttctgtttgactgAGATGGTTTGAGGAACCAAGAAATGGCTTTGGAGGAGCAATAAAAACTGGGAGTGCATTGAAGACATGGCAGATACAGAGTGTCTGTTTTACACTgcgaaaagggaactaaaagaagtaaaatcctaaaatgaatgtattggtCCTTTagttgggcaggtaaataagattatctgccagtggaataagatccTTTCATCGCCATCATCTTTTGTGTGCactttatctaattatcttattttaggggtgaaaatactctttccattggcaaataatcttatttacctcctcaaatcaaggaccaatacactcatttcaagaaaatgttactttcagttccctttttgcagtgttttcatAATTTGAGAAGAACGTCATtagaaaataatgttaaaacGTTGAGAAACGCTAAATTTTCTTGCACAGGATTAATTTTAGCCTCATATGGACCTCAGTTTAAACCAGAACCTCCTTCAGTTTGCCGCAGCGAACCACCCAGTCTGTAAAAATCCCAGCTAGCGAACAGCTGAGGATGCTACAGCTGTACCTTAAAGAGACCGCCGCTGCCTCCGCTCCCCTCAGAGCCCCCGGACCCCAGAGAGTCCCGTCTCCCGCCGAGCCTTCTCGCTGAGTCCGGGGTGGAGTGAGGACTGAGGCCCGGAGCCCCCGACGAAGCGGACCCCGACCCAGCGTCCATCCGACCCTGACTCCCGCTGTCAGACAAGCTCCTCTGTGGGCTGGACCTGCGGGACTTCTCGCCGAACAGGCCACGCCCTCTAGACCCGGACGGGGACCCTCGTATAGCTCCGGCCAGCTTGCTGAGGACGGGGGAGGAGGACGCCAGGCTGTCGAGGCGATCCCGGGCCGTGGAGGCAGGGAGGAACCAGTCGGCGCAGGACAGACAGGGAGCAGAGGGGACGTTCAGCCGCTCCTCCATCCCTGCCTCCAGCGCCTCCAGCTGCAGGAGAGTGGCTTTCACCTGAGGACACGACAAGAACAGAACGCTTTTTCAATGTGGAGTTGATCGGCAGATCAACTAGAGTTTATATGGACACACAACAAAAAACTACCTGATCCACATAAACACAATCGGGTCCTGGAGAGCCCAGAGCCGGAGACGCGCAGCCGCCCGCCTCCAGCAGGACGCACTGCATGAAGTGCCTCTGAGGCGGAGACAGAGAGGGGGAGAAGGGAAGATGTGTGTAGATTGACGAAGGCAACGCCCCGCTGAAAGAAAACAGGGATCAACCGTCTCAGTCCTGCTCACCAGCCCCACTATGAGGAGGAAGTGTCGTCCCTGAGGCGGCCTGAAGCCCGGCGCCGTGCCGACGCCTCCGTCGGCTCTCTGCTGGGGGAAGACTTCCCTCCAGATCACCAGCTGACCCACCCGCTGCTCTGCAGCCAGAGGCAGCAGGCAGAAGTGCTGGCAGTAGAGGCACACGTCCAGCAGGTCCTCCTTAGGCAGATGGTTGGCAATCAGGTAGGACtgagaggaaagaggagagaggatggaGGATTCAGCACCCAGCGTATGGCGACATTCACACCCTTCAACATTCTGTCAGGACACAACTAtaaacttcagtgtgttttattggtacGAAGCAGCACATAATGgtaaagaggaaggaaaatcaCACATGGTTTAGggaaaataagttaaaatctgaaaagtgtggcgagCACTTGTGCTTATTCTGATAAGAAAAGTCCGGTAAAACTTCCATAAAGCCGACTAACTGGTAAACCGGGTCTACTTGGGTGTAATTTAACCGCAGGAtaaatccagatgttctgcaaaagcctcagaggttcgtaagagaacattagtgaacaaacagcattatgatgaccaaggagcacagcagagaggTCAGGCAGAGGCTAGAGCGGAGTTTGGGTTCAGAACAACCTCGTCTGAACAGCTTGGAGAGCTGAATGCAGCTCATCACCTGTAAATTAGAAAAGAACAGGAACACTGAAAACCTATGAAAACATGGTCGTCCATCTAAACTGACTGGGCACATTACTATattattgtttctttattttcttatttatttatttgtatggctGTTAATATGGACCTATTTGTGTCTTTAATAAAGTGATtatgtcagtttttttctttccttttttactcAGAGCTTGGCAACAAAATGTTGCTCAAACGTACTTTGTGAATGTGCAGATTGATGCACGACATTAAAGTCTGTCTATGTCTAAGACAAGGACAGCAATAatctgagaagcagccaagaggccccatggtgactctggaggagctgtagagactTATAGCTCAGGTAGGACAATCTGCTGACATGAAAATAGACGTTCATGTTCACAGACCTCCTCCgttcaatctgactgagcctgagctgttttaaaaacacaaacataggCAAAGATCTCAGCTTCTAGACGCGTAGATCTGTTAGAGACATTTCCCAACACACCAGCAGCATTTAGCTGACGCAAAACCTAAGCCTGCAAAGCTAGGGAGGTTCAATACAAATACGCGTCACACAGACGGCCGTCacgtgacaaaatgggaagacaCCCTAGCAGGATATAATTAGAGCACCTTGTGTAAACAGTCTCTGCTATCTGCATGTTTTGTCTGAAACATCTGCAGATTACGATCTGTAGTCTGTAGACAAAACTGCAGGCGAGCATGTGTGCGCTTGTCTTGACTTGGACTCCTACCTTGTAGAACAAACAGGAACCGAGTATAACGTAGAGACGCCTCAGGCCGAAGAAGTCCTCTGACtgcaaaacaataataattacgACGGTGTGCAAAAGGTGGTAAATAAAGACTAAAAAGTTGGATGTGATTCATgacaaatctgtataatgtTCTGTAATTGGTTAATGCTGTATGCTCTTAAGAGAAATCTGAtctcattggcttcctgttaaaaatAACCGGTGTGCACACGCTGACATGAACGCCTCGCTAAAAATAGGCTAACCTTTTATTCCCCAGATCACATGAATGTGTTCATGCAATGCAGGTTTCACTAATGTGGCCCTTTAAATCCCTCTGATGGATGAACAaaccattcagtttttttttatgtggaatAATTAAACCATTCTCACCATTTCGCCAAAGTCAGAGGACTCGAAATCAGAGAGGACTGTATCCACCTCCATCTGAGGAGATCACACACAGTAATAAatcaccaacacacacacacacacacacacacacacacacacacacacacacacacacacacacacaacaatacaGCATGTTCTGTTGTAGCTTTCATTGATTATTGATTGGGATTTATTTTAACTCAGGTGTCGTTTTCAAAAATGAACACAAGGGGGCAGCAGGTGTGCACCAATGAGCGATGGGACTGGACACTTCTGCTGTTGTGGCGTCAGAGTTAAGTTGAGCAAACCTTAATCTCAGGAGGCAAAGTGAGCCATCGGACCGCCGGCAGTCCGTCCAGGAAGAGGCTCGCCGACGCCTCGGGAGACGGCGACGGCGAGGAGCCCTCCCTCAGGCGCCAAGGCTGGATGAGCTGCTGGAAGAACAAGCAGAAGAAATGGTCCAACCGGGGAGCGTGGTCCACCTTGGAGAATGCCCTGCGGAGGACACATTTAGGATGTCACATGAACTTATTTAACTCAAGTCTGAAAGATCACATTCCAAAATCCAAGCAACAGAGGCTGAGAAACATTGACAACGAAGAGGAACTACTGGGACTCAGATCTTGCTTTCGTAAAAGAAGACATTAATTTCAGCGTACAGAAAGAGAAAGGAATCCTAGAGGGAGGTACCTGTCCAAGGAGCCGTACATCAGTTTTAAAGTCCGCACCACGTTGCCAACCACCGTCTGCAGAGCCAGCAGAGGAACCCTGCAAGGAGACGGGCATAAAGTCAATCACAGACCTGGCTGCAGCGTAGTTAGTGCTAACTCCATGCTAGTAGTGCAATTTAAAAATTACACCAGATGTTTTCATTCACTTtatcaaaaaacacattttttccctctctgtctgacattaaatcagactaaacgtTTCCTTCTTTATGTCTGTTAGGATTAGACAAATAATTTacatttgctaaatgccagaataataagACAAGAGTCTGAAGTTTATGATTCCTTAGTGGTTTTATGCCGCTGCTTTGAAACTGCATAACTTGGGTCTAATATTTCGTGTTTCCTTCCCCATCTCCCTCATAACAGTTTACTGGACATTTTGGCCTATTCCTTCAGCCTAAACTGCTGTAACTGAGACGGGTTTGCCGGCGGCCGTGCTCTGGTGACACGTTGTCTATGGGACAGCCATCAGGGCTTTGAGAGGACCACTCCAGAACGCCATCTTTGTCGTCCTTAATCTACTTCGTAACTAATTTGGCTGTGATTTTACAGCCAGCCTGATGTCTTGAGACGTAGCTTCAATATTTTCACCTTACAAGGTGAACACACCAGCAAGTTCACCTCtaaatggctgaagaaaaaagaaaacgaagactttggagtggcctagtcaaagtcctgatctTAATCCTACTaagatgctgtggcatgaccATAAAAAGGCCGTTCATTCtggaaaaccctccaatgtggctgaacaACAATTCTGCAGAGACGAGTTGTCCAAAGTTCCTCCACAGTGCTGGAAAAGTCTTagttgttgctgctaagggCGGCCCacccagttattaggtttatcACTTTGTCACACGGGGTTTAATGGTTTGGAGTTTTATCTCCCATAATAATATcaaccttcatttaaaaactgcattttgtgtttactggTTTTACTCTTTGACtatttgaatttgtttgatgTTCTAAAGCACTTGAGAGTCACAAACATGCCAGAAAAGAAGAAACCAGGAAGcgggcaaacactttttcacaccccTGGATGTTCTTTCCTCACCATGTATTTCGTTCTATGAAGAGTACCTGTCCCTCCGGCAGAAAAACACCCAGACAACATGATGCCGCCTTGCTTCACAGCTGGGATGGTGTTTTCAAGCCTGCGGTCCTCCCTCTGTTCTCCAAACGTAACAACGATCACAACGACCAAAGCACTTCAATGTCCACCAGAAAATGTCCAGAAATGAAGGTCTTTGTCCCTGGCTGCAAACTGTAATTTATCTTTTCATGTAGCTTTGGAGTAATGGCGTCTCTTTCGCTGAGCGGCCTTTTAACCCACGACAGAACCGGACCCATTTCCATGTTGACAATGACACCCTCCTACCACCTTCAGCCACCTTCCCCTTTatatggtcttttttttttaatctaaggtTGATACATACATTTCACAATGTATGTATCATCATGTCATGATAGCTGGACATCCTCCTTGTGTTTGCACATTTCTACTCCtgatttcttcacattttgccCTACTGTCTCACTAAGAAGCAGAGTGTGAAGTGTTGCCCTATCACGCATCCACAGGAGGGCATCCTATTAACGCAAAGGTTGTAAATTGATCAGAAACTTAaaaagccatgacatcatcatctgggcttACCCAAAATGTCTAGAAGAAAATAATCCAATTGTATATAAAGTCCTgattatatgtaaaaaaaaaaaaaacctctttccCTCATTATACCGGGATGGATcacatataaataattttgataatgctaccgttcatactgagcctggttctgttggaggttttcctACCTGTTAAAggggtgtttttctttccactgttgcttcatgcttgctcagtatgagggattgctgcaaagccatggacaatgcagacgactctccctgtggctctacggttctccaggagtgaatgctgcttgtcgggactttgatgcaatctactgggtttccttacataagaaatattttgaccaatctgtataatctgatccaatctgtataatctgattgaattggactttggaaagtgccttgagatgacatgtttcatgacttgccgctatataaataaaattgaattgaatccaaTTGCTAGCTGAGCTCAAACAGGAAGTGTTTAGCCTGACTGAATGCCAGACAGTGGGGAATAAAAGGCTGTCCCTTTTTATACATGAATACCTTTTAAGATGTATGTAAACATGTGGTCTCAACTGTAGGGGCACAGATTTCACACATCAATTATCTTCTGGAGGTCACTGCGACTGACTTGGCAAACATTGCTGATGGCCGTGGCCGCTTCCAAGAACAGCCTCTGCTTTAAACAGGCATTCATCTTCCAAACAAAAAAGGCTAAAGAGAAGCACATGTTTAAAGCCCATCTGAAGAAAGCAGATGGGCTTCTCAGATTGCCCTCTTAAATCTCTCCCTTctacaaaaacagattttaaagcaCATTAAATGACTCAGTCAGCGGCATCAGTCACGCTTTTTCGTAATAACAACTGACAGCTGCTGTTTGTCCGACGTGAAGCTCCCggatctgtgtgtgtgcgcgctgcGTGTCTCTACCTCTCCGCAGGAAGGCCGACGACCAGCAGGTTGTCGCGCTCCTTCCAGTAGCCGACGTGAACCAGATGTTTCCCGAGCAACAGGGACGAGCTGAGCGAGGGACCAGGAGGaggggaagagaaaaaaaagacggaAAAAACAATGCCAAGGATGAACGCAGCACTAGAGAGGAAGTCTGGGATTTACATGAATGCAAATATgggtttcataaataaaaatccacatcAAGATTACTGGCTGGAGAATACAAAAATAAAGGATTTATCATTACAGACACGTTTTCTACAAACAATTTATAGTTCTGGTGAGAAGATTACATGCACTCACTATTGGCACAATGGTCACTAATCAATTTAACAACGCGTTTAAATGGCAGTGTTCCCCCAGTAGAGTTATAATTATACAACAACAAAGCTTCTGTAATTTTGGGGCAAATGTTCATGTTACACATTACTGTGGTTTTCCTCTGATCCAAACCGTGGTGGATTATACGAGATCAACAGAAAATTCATACTTCAGAGACaaatttgttcttttaaaatttaaattagtTGACTGTTGTACAATGTGTTTAAAGAATACCGCTAGAAAAAGGCACCAAGGCCTCCTGCGGCCCTAAAGCTGGTATAGAAAACTGAGGGATGGATGCAAAACAGATACatttaatggatggatggatgtttctcttaccccccgcccccctcaaAATGGAACAATCCAAATGGTCCTTAAAAGCCCTACATTAATTATTATGACATTGGTTCTCTTGATGTATGTTTGTAATCTTCTGACCAG
The DNA window shown above is from Fundulus heteroclitus isolate FHET01 chromosome 14, MU-UCD_Fhet_4.1, whole genome shotgun sequence and carries:
- the intu gene encoding protein inturned (The sequence of the model RefSeq protein was modified relative to this genomic sequence to represent the inferred CDS: added 231 bases not found in genome assembly) is translated as MASVSPGRCLENALSRAQKAKEDDDSESASSSFSSSDYTDDLEPEWLDDIQKNGELFYLELSEGEEEAALARATANQCLSTNHVRFSEKEAEVITEHTNTQXXXXXXXXXXXXXXXXXXXXXXXXXXXXXXXXXXXXFSEKEAEVITEHTNTQRRSSRRKGEPALKKLARILGRKRRPSQRKGGKDGGRGKSTSSPPASILKNQPGQQQGVTVHHQRRLKEACVYLNPKRLASSPTPLCDRGGLLEALLGVVHRPAWMAGQKDQGAVQEDGRLTVHGLIPNSPAIKCGHILIGDVLLAVDDVDVTSENIERVLSCIPGPTQVKLTLETVDLAESGAPTDSSAAQKMKASPPVSQLVRLLWGEDTAELQMAIGHIPHIVMYLSLKLDSTSLQEEEEILYQYPTSEASSQLKGVRGIFLTLCDMLENVTGGQIISSSLLLGKHLVHVGYWKERDNLLVVGLPAERVPLLALQTVVGNVVRTLKLMYGSLDRAFSKVDHAPRLDHFFCLFFQQLIQPWRLREGSSPSPSPEASASLFLDGLPAVRWLTLPPEIKMEVDTVLSDFESSDFGEMSEDFFGLRRLYVILGSCLFYKSYLIANHLPKEDLLDVCLYCQHFCLLPLAAEQRVGQLVIWREVFPQQRADGGVGTAPGFRPPQGRHFLLIVGLRHFMQCVLLEAGGCASPALGSPGPDCVYVDQVKATLLQLEALEAGMEERLNVPSAPCLSCADWFLPASTARDRLDSLASSSPVLSKLAGAIRGSPSGSRGRGLFGEKSRRSSPQRSLSDSGSQGRMDAGSGSASSGAPGLSPHSTPDSARRLGGRRDSLGSGGSEGSGGSGGLFKTPRMKHPNPFYLGSLRKTLTERETEEMYNTIKLTSGTENTLFHYVLMETVQGIFIAPTHREVAQLSGSIHPQLIRNFHHCCLSIRAAFQQSLPPRGRRAADRPQRSGWGLGPVKEHGVLFQCKPENWTDQRKPAPTMTYWVIGRMLLEPVPQEFYVCFHDSVPEVPVEMAFRLSFGLAL